A stretch of Ipomoea triloba cultivar NCNSP0323 chromosome 11, ASM357664v1 DNA encodes these proteins:
- the LOC115997120 gene encoding biotin carboxylase 2, chloroplastic, which yields MESAAATSFCTKSISSSPFRPGLLIGRTSSISSSQCSFTVGKRINFPRQRLQASRVSPKSSKYGGALGAVCQADKILVANRGEIAVRVIRTAHEMGIPCVAVYSTIDKDALHVKLADEAVCIGEAPSNQSYLLIQNVLSAAVSRGCTMLHPGYGFLSENALFVEMCKEHGINFIGPNPDSIRVMGDKSTARETMKNAGVPTVPGSDGLLQSTEEAVKLADEIGFPVMIKATAGGGGRGMRLAKEPDEFVKLLQQAKSEAAAAFGNDGVYLEKYIQNPRHIEFQVLADKYGNVVHFGERDCSIQRRNQKLLEEAPSPALTPELRKAMGDAAVAAAASIGYIGVGTVEFLLDERGSFYFMEMNTRIQVEHPVTEMISSVDLIEEQIRVAMGEKLRYNQEDIVLRGHSIECRINAEDAFKNFRPGPGRITAYLPAGGPFVRMDSHVYPDYVVPPSYDSLLGKLIVWAPTRERAIARMKRALDDTIITGVPTTIDYHKLILDIEDFRNGKVDTAFIPKHEDELAAPTVTEKELVKASA from the exons ATGGAATCTGCCGCCGCGACTAGCTTTTGCACCAAATCTATCTCCTCCTCGCCTTTTCGCCCA GGTTTACTCATTGGGAGAACAAGTAGTATTAGTAGCTCTCAGTGTAGCTTTACAGTAGGAAAGAGGATAAACTTTCCTCGACAGAGACTTCAAGCATCTAGAGTTAGTCCTAAATCTAGCAAATATGGTGGAGCTCTTGGTGCAGTATGTCAGGCTGATAAAATCTTAGTGGCAAATAGAGGGGAAATTGCAGTTCGTGTGATTCGGACTGCTCATGAAATGGGGATTCCTTGTGTTGCAGTTTACTCAACCATAGACAAAGATGCCCTTCATGTGAAGCTTGCAGATGAGGCTGTTTGCATTGGTGAAGCTCCTAGTAATCAATC GTACTTGTTGATCCAAAATGTCTTATCTGCTGCTGTAAGCCGTGGATGCACAATGCTGCATCCAGGGTATGGTTTCCTTTCTGAGAATGCCCTTTTTGTCGAGATGTGCAAAGAACATGGAATCAACTTTATTGGGCCAAAT CCAGACAGTATAAGAGTCATGGGTGATAAGTCAACTGCCAGAGAGACAATGAAAAATGCTGGTGTCCCAACTGTACCAGGAAGTGATGGATTGTTACAG AGCACTGAAGAAGCGGTGAAGCTTGCTGATGAGATTGGTTTCCCTGTTATGATTAAG GCAACTGCtggtggtggtgggcgtggaatGCGTCTTGCTAAAGAACCTGATGAGTTTGTGAAGTTATTACAG CAAGCTAAGAGTGAGGCTGCAGCTGCATTTGGAAATGACGGTGTTTATCTGGAGAAGTACATCCAAAATCCTAGGCATATTGAATTTCAG GTTTTGGCAGACAAGTATGGCAATGTAGTACACTTTGGGGAGCGTGATTGTAGTATTCAG AGAAGAAACCAAAAGTTGCTGGAAGAAGCACCTTCCCCTGCATTGACACCAGAGCTGCGGAAGGCTATGGGTGATGCAGCAGTTGCAGCAGCTGCATCTATAGGTTACATAGGTGTTGGTACTGTTGAGTTCCTTCTGGATGAAAGAGGATCTTTTTACTTTATGGAGATGAATACTAGAATTCAG GTAGAGCATCCGGTTACAGAAATGATTTCCTCTGTTGATCTAATAGAAGAACAGATCCGTGTTGCTATGGGAGAAAAACTTCGCTACAACCAG GAGGATATTGTGCTAAGAGGTCATTCAATTGAATGCCGGATTAATGCAGAAGATGCTTTCAAAAATTTCAGACCTGGGCCAG GGAGAATAACTGCATATTTGCCAGCTGGAGGTCCATTTGTGCGCATGGATAGCCATGTTTATCCTGATTATGTGGTTCCGCCAAGTTATGATTCCCTACTTGGAAAG CTTATTGTATGGGCTCCAACCCGTGAGAGGGCTATTGCACGCATGAAAAGAGCACTTGATGACACTATTATTACAG GTGTTCCAACTACAATTGATTATCATAAACTTATCCTTGACATTGAG GATTTCAGAAATGGGAAAGTTGATACAGCCTTTATTCCAAAGCATGAAGATGAATTAGCTGCT CCAACAGTTACAGAGAAAGAGTTGGTGAAGGCTAGTGCTTAA